ACACCCCACCTGGCTTTACTGGTAGCCTTGGGTGTGTGGGTCGTGGCCTTCGCCTTGTGTTCTCCAAACCTATACTTCCGCCACACGGCACCCTCCCCATACAACAAGAACATCACCAACTGCTACAACAATTTCGACACGGCCGGGGAAGGGGCTACCAAAGAGCAGAAAGACAGGTCGGAAAACACAAACCACCGGGCCATGATCATCAGCCGCTTTATATTAGGCTTCCTTATCCCCTTCACCGTCATCGTGTGCTGCTACAGTGCCATCTTGGCCAAGGTAAGGAGGAACCAACTGGCCCGATCTGGGAAGCCCTTCAAGGTCATCGCCGCCGTGATCGTggctttcttcctctgctggctcCCCTACCACATCTTCTCCTTCCTGGAGATGAACCGGACACCCAGCCTGGACACCACCCTCATTGTCGGCCTCCCCTTGACCGCCAGCCTGGCCTTCATCAACAGCTGCCTCAACCCCATCCTCTACGTCTTCATGGGTCAGGACTTCAAGGAGAAGCTGCGCCGCTCCCTCTTCTCAGCCTTCGAAAGTGCCTTCAGCGAGGAGGCCGCCAGCACCGTTGCGAACACGAAGAGCAAGTCCACAGACACGGACTCCCAGGTCTTCTAGGCACCATGCGTCTGCTGAGAGCTGGGAACCTCAGCTGTGTTCGGCCAGAATCTCTCTCCCACATCAACCGGGGCAAAATTGAcccaatgaactccacccttcCATAGACATGATTCCCTGCTCAGCTCTGTTTGTGTTGATATacccctgccagggatggtctaggttcgCTTGGTCCTGTCTCGCCATGGAAGAAGAGGCTTGAAagcctcttgaggttccttctaaCCATACATTTCTGTGAACAGATGCTTCCATATGGATAGATAGAAGCCAACGAAGAACAAAATGCCATCACCCGGTGGTGGGATCCTTTGCTGATTTCTCTGTAGTAAATGCATTCAGCGAGCATAACTCGAGCAGCATTTTCTATACCCAAGCGTGATTTTGGGGGCATCCAGCTGGAGATATCTAGTGTTCGGAGGGACTTTGTCGAAATAACATCCTTTAAAATGGCTCCATTTGGTTTCTGAGAACAAACACTTAAACCTTGGCTTTTCTCCTTTCCTCCTTAATAGCATGTATCTCAGTTTCTTAATTAACAGAGTTTTATTGGAAGCTGAGGCTGTATGAAATAAAATGCTTGTGCTTGCAGATCCTTGGAGCTGGGAATTGTATCTGAATGGGGGACACAGTCAAGATAATAGAGACAATAGAGCTGCGTTGTAGAAAGATTCTGgtttcttcattaaaaaaaaaaaagacaccttcCCAATAAGGGGCGAATTGTTCACTATAAGGGGGGATTGTCTGTAGGGGAGTTTAGTTCATTATGTGGGAGGGTCCCTGGAgcggggtggacccctgctcctgcccctgccctgaagggttaaaaacagccctgggagggggctgtggtgggagaaagcagcttttaggctgggctgattgggggaagtggctgcagctggggccacaccccaaactgagcaacagggccttataagaagcccagggaagccagaagcccagtcagtctctgtctgtttgtagagggagaagggcctggctgcagggagctggacacaaggtacctgagtggagcagggctggggaaaggcagaggagctggggagctccagcctggaaagccccaggctgcggcctagcacaaggccaacaggaactgggggttgcagagggcagcccaggggtaggccaaggcagcaggtccaaaccctccttgccagtgatgagtggctgatactgcagcctgccccagggcatgggggctagacgatgactggcagtagctgtatATTGAGGCAAGGTGGGAGTAGTGGGTggaggttccccagggaggggagaccctaagactgagggggtactgtgagggggcagcaccccaggtaaaagggcaccgggtccagggagggacacgggggccagaggacaggcagatcaccggcctgcagagggcactctggagctGAAACTGAGCTAATttccagaagtcaccagcaggaggtgccgcaggggtgagtttgCTCGTCTACAGTCCCTCAAAGGGGTTATGAGCTCATTATCAGAAGTTATCACTATAGTAAAAGATGACTTGTTTGGAAAtagagctctgggaggggagtggggcataGTGGGTTAGAATCGGGGGAGGCGGACaggggagaggctgggagccaggactcctgggttctctccccagctctgagaggggagtggggcatAGAGGGTTAGagtgggggagaggctgggcgccaggactcctgggttctatccaaagctctgggagggaagcggggtcaAGGGTTACAGCAGGGCGTGGTGGGGGGACTtagaggcaggagtcctgtgtgTGATTATGGGGCAGGCTGCTTTTTTgaggtgggaagggagggggtgaaGGATTGTGAACAGCTGAGCACGGGACAGAAGGGACCCTGGGGTTGGTCAGTGTCAGCATCCTGTCTGATGGCTCCAAATTGCTGCCACTTAGGGGCCAAGTGCCAGAATAGGCCGAACCAGATCCTTCTTTGTTGCCTCTGGTTTGCCAGATGCATTCAGCCTTCATAATGGTGGGATTTAAAACCCGGGTGGGAGCACTAACTCCTGTACAAATGGAGTTAATGCACAAGGGACACCCAGGTCAAACTCACTggaccccacgcccctcccagagctggggagagaacccaggagtcctggctcccagcccccctgctctacctACTAGATGCTATTCCCATtcccggagctggggagagaacccaggcatcctggctcccaccGATAGTCAGAAGGGCCAGTCTCTGGCTGTGGCTAGAAGAGAGCACAAGGCCCATCctcctcctgctctgggctggacaGACTGACAGACCACAGAGCAGCCGGACCAACGCCCTGATTCCTGCCCTGTCAATGTTCCCACCTCCCCATGGCAGCTCTtgactctctgccagccacctccCTCTGCCCGTGTCAGCCTGGCCCAGACTTGTACAGGGGCCAGGACACAGAACTACCATCACTGGATCAGCCctatgggcccatctagcccggtgtcccgccccctcccttctgccccaAATCAGTGTCATGGGCCCATCGAGCCTGGTATCCTGCCCTCTCCCTGACTACCTAGATCAGGCCCATGGTCTCAGCCAACCTGGTGTCCTGCCCCCTTATTTAATGCCCCTTTGCGCAGCCCTAGAGCTTGGTAACCAGATGCCAAAGTCTCAGTCATGGGCTCCTGAAGGCCTGGTAGGTTTCTCAGCACTGGACAGCTCCACCATCTCAGAACACATGGCCCTAAAAGTTacagggggagaagagagacagagggGCTGGTCCAGGTGGGGTGGATGGGAGTCCAAGTGGGGTGGGGTCCAGGAGGATGACGAAGGCCTCCTCTGTGGAGAGGAAGGAGGTGAAGATGAAGTCGGCCATGGCTGGGTTGAGATCCAGACGGTGGCCACCAGCTGGCGATTAAGATGATCGAGCCGTTGTCTGTCATGCTGAGTAGGAATCCCAGACTGAAGAGGACGGCTAAGAGAATTCCTCTCCATTCATGATGGGCTCCATCCTCTTCTCTGTGCTGGTAGGGATTCCCGAAGAAGGGGTGTAAGGTGCTGTTCACATATGGAAAGGCGGGGTGGGCCTAGGGGGGCCAGAAGGGCATGATCTCCTCCATCCTCCGCCATCCAAACCCACATCCACCTTCCCCATTAGTGCCGAGGGAGCAGGGAGTTGACAGAGCTGGGCAGAAAAAGGTTTTCCCATGCCACACATTTCTGAAAAATGCTCCCGGCCCAAATTGGAACCAAACCTTGAAATTCCAATGTTTTCATGAATCAtaaatcctattcaatttattcataaatgatctggagaaaggggtaaacagtgaggtggccaagtttgcagatgatactaaacttctcaagatagttaagaccaaagcagattgtgaagaacttcaaaaagatctcacaaaactaagtgattgggcaacaaaatggcaaatgaaatttaatgtggataaatgtaaagtaatgcacattggaaaaaataaccccaactatacatacaacatgatgggggctaatttagctacaacgagtcaggaaaaagatcttggcgtcatcgtggatagttctctgaagatgtccatgcagtgtgcagaggcggtcaaaaaagcaaacaggatgttaggaatcattaaaaaggggatagagaataagactgagaatatattattgcccttatataaatccatggtacgcccacatctcgaatactgtgtacagatgtggtctcctcacctcaaaaaagatattctagcactagaaaaggttcagaaaagggcaactaaaatgattaggggtttagagagggtcccatacgaggaaagattaaagaggctaggactcttcagcctggaaaagagaagactaagaggggacatgatagaggtatataaaatcatgagtgatgttgagaaagtggataaggaaaagttatttacttattcccataatacgagaactaggggtcaccaaatgaaattaataggcagcaggtttaaaacaaataaaaggaagttcttcttcacgcagcacacagtcaactagtggaactccttacctgaggaggttgtgaaggctaggactataacaatgtttaaaaggggactggataaattcatggtggctaagtccataagtggctattagccaggatgggtaaggaatggtgtccctagcctctgttcgtcagaggatggagatggatggcaggagagagatcacttgatcattgcctgttagattcactccctcaggggcacctggcattggccactgtcggtagacggatactgggatagatgaacctttggtctgacccggtacggcctttcttatgttcttatcttaaCCAAAAACCGGGGTTGGGGGGTAATCAATTCGGGACaatcagagattccaaggccagaagggaccattgtgatcatctagtccactggTCCCCAAATTTTTTACACTGTGCCCCTCTTTTACAGCTGttcatgtccccccaccccacctcttggAGCTGGGTCTGGGAGCGGAGCTCCAGGAGCGGGAGGGGCGCGGACAGAGGtaaaggggctgaggctggggccacagctgggggtggacATGGAGCTCCGGGTGCGGGGATGacagccagggctgagccctggagTGGGGAGCTGTGCCAGCCGTGATCCCCGAACGTTCCTCGCCGCCCACCTAGGGGGCACCCTTCCCAGACTGGGGACCTCTAATCTAGTTTGATCACGTGGataacacaggtcataggacTCTTCCTGACTTAATTCCTGCCTGAACAGGAGCAGATAACAAATATCCCAACTCACTTTAAAACTTGCCAGTGGCAGAGACTCCACCCCCATCTAAACCCTCCGTTCTGCCCGCTTCAAAATGGTGCGTTTCAATCCCACCCCTTTGAACATTTCTTTTTTAGCTTGTATTTGCCAAAACAAAAAGGCTGTTTGGGAAGAATCACTCTTTCGTCTGGAATTTCAAAACTTCCTCCCCGccaaaaaattgtttttcaacCAAGAGATCGGTGGAATTCCCGCGAAAAGATCCAATTTAGAAGAAATCGGTGGTTTTGGACAGGCAAAAAAGTCTTGCCAAAAATGTCAGCTCTTCAGATAAGTAGTGAGATGGgctgaaccccccaccccattcctccCCCTGCAGAGTGGGCAGAGCTTTCTcttccctgggggcggggcttccccCACTTTTCTCTCAGAAGGGCGGGGcttcttcttccccctcccctcttgctCTGCCTGTTGATTGGCAGCTGCCGCCCCACGCCATGCCATGTGCTGATTGGCCACATGTCAGTGCCACTCAATAATTGGCTGTGGAATACTGAGAGATGAAagggcaggagctggtccaatCCAGTTCTGACTAGCccagtgcggggggaggggggcaggagagggaggaTCCAACCCAGGCCACACCCCCACAGGCCGAAGTAGGGCGCAGCCTTGTGAATAGGGAAGGGGCGATGGGTTGGTGGTGTGGGAAAGCTCCcttccagggctggggcagctggatgTGGGGCAGCGTCTCCACACTGGTGGGGGGGTAGTAGTGGGGATAATGGGACACGAGGTTCCCTCTGAAGCTACTCCCCCATGGCCCATTGTTCCGTTGCAAATCTTCCCTGACTCAGCCCAGGTGCCACCCCGACCGTACCCTCTACAGAGCCATGGCCCCGTCAGCCACTGGGGGGATCCACCGGCTCCATCGAGGGCAGGGTGGGGTATTGGGGGACTCCTCACAAGAGggaccctgctgggggaggggagtcggGAAGGACCCGGGTTTCCACTGGAGGGATCAGAGCCTTTCCTTACCCATGGATCCCCAGAGCAGGTCTCCCACCATGGCCCTGGCATCTGATGCTCTGGCCAGGCTGGGAAGCTTGGTGGGGTCAtgggaagaggaaggaggagaTGGCGTTGGGGactctgattttgagcagccttGGGACTGTCATTTTCCCATGTCATTTGTTGTTAACAAAGGAGTCACACGGCTTCTCATCCCACATCATTCTCAGTTCCTTGTTTACTTTTCATCATGACCCTGCTGctttaacccactagaccccactcccctcccagcgttagagacagaacccagaagtcctgggccccagcccgcccctgctataaccactagaccccactcccctccccaaactggggatagaacccaggagtcctgggtccctgcccccctgctctaacccactacactactacaccccctcccctccctgagtGCAATGGAAATTAATTCTGAACTTTCATGTGAAACAAAACTTCTGCTCTATGACCAGCACTAGCGAAGACAAAACAGAGAACCAAAATGTAACCTCCCTCCATCATcatttttttttgacaaacacACAGTGGGACATTTTGAATATTCAAAAACCACAAGTCACGTGGAAAAACATCATGAGGTCAGGCTAAAATTCACAAGGTTATGTTAAAGTCTGTATGTTTGGCAGATATTTTTAACTTGCCCTCACATTTCTTAGCCTTTAGAGGCATGGTGGGGGTCTGGTTTGTGATCCTTTTCTTCACAGCCTGAGTGCTAGAGACTTGTTGTTTCTGCCTAATCGGCAGGTGCTGGAGCTTTAAGGGAAACATTCAAAATTTTGCGACTCGATGAAATTGTCAACGTTGGCCTCACAACACATGGGGCATTTAGAAAAGCAGCCTAACTAGTGATACAAAACATTCAATTTCCATTCAAAGGCCATTACCTGATGGAAATCTCATTCATTCCAAAATGCCGATCAATCACCCAAACCCTCCATAgtgacccctgggttctatccccagctttgagagggaagtggggtccggtgggttagagcaggaggggctggaagccaggactcctgggttctatccccggctctgggagggaagtggggtccggtgggttagagcaggaggggctggaagccaggactcctgggttctatccccggctct
This genomic window from Mauremys mutica isolate MM-2020 ecotype Southern chromosome 17, ASM2049712v1, whole genome shotgun sequence contains:
- the LOC123351754 gene encoding chemokine-like receptor 1, which encodes MAVKGTSLPTTLLDVFSTSSYDGYNHDDAVRKQALINKMHVVTMIIYSIAFVLGVMGNGLVIFITGFRMKRTVNTIWFLNLAVADFIFTFFLPFSVAYTALGFHWPFGRALCKINSALAFLNLYASVYLLMVISIDRCISVLHPVWAQNHRTPHLALLVALGVWVVAFALCSPNLYFRHTAPSPYNKNITNCYNNFDTAGEGATKEQKDRSENTNHRAMIISRFILGFLIPFTVIVCCYSAILAKVRRNQLARSGKPFKVIAAVIVAFFLCWLPYHIFSFLEMNRTPSLDTTLIVGLPLTASLAFINSCLNPILYVFMGQDFKEKLRRSLFSAFESAFSEEAASTVANTKSKSTDTDSQVF